A genomic stretch from Psilocybe cubensis strain MGC-MH-2018 chromosome 1, whole genome shotgun sequence includes:
- a CDS encoding GPALPP motifs-containing protein 1 — translation MASIGPEIPPHLLKQSKRDDKDENEDDDGPQLPNASSSSIGPQIPAHLLNSSSKIQVIDDDDDDFGPQPTSSPSIGPTMPTVTSKPVAGPSIPPPSSARTIGPSLPTYAPTYDPNSAYDNEDSDDDDIGPKPLPAGMQHRQSDAVQEFLEREEKRRKAAEEAAKPKAVKRDEWMLVPPTSQGLLGNLDTTKLKARQFSRGTGAETSSSHDNSLWTETPAERQQRLADEVSGKKRRVTDAPVDEAEEIKARKRQRKAEEEAIRRGVEEHTKKQRGAALIDQHASVAKKSTDEVPGIWDHSRDMGLGGRLMDDEKRNKMLKEAKGLGDRFGSGKSGGFL, via the exons ATGGCGTCAATAGGGCCTGAAATTCCCCCTCATCTTCTCAAGCAATCTAAACGCGACGACAAAGACGAaaacgaagacgacgatgggCCCCAGCTGCCCAACGCTAGTTCCTCAAGCATAGGCCCCCAGATCCCCGCACATCTCTTGAATTCAAGCTCAAAAATACAAGTaattgacgatgacgacgatgatttTGGCCCACAGCCCACTTCTTCTCCCAGTATAGGCCCAACGATGCCTACAGTCACCTCAAAGCCGGTAGCAGGTCCCTCTATACCTCCACCGTCCTCAGCACGCACAATTGGACCCTCTCTCCCCACCTACGCGCCAACGTACGATCCAAATAGTGCATATGACAACGAAGACAGCGATGATGACGATATAGGGCCGAAACCCTTACCTGCGGGCATGCAGCATCGACAGAGCGACGCGGTGCAGGAATTTTTAGAAAGGGAGGAGAAGCGGCGGAAGGCGGCAGAG GAAGCGGCAAAACCGAAAGCAGTGAAACGCGACGAATGGATGCTGGTACCACCCACATCCCAAGGCCTCTTAGGCA ACCTTGACACCACTAAATTGAAGGCACGCCAATTTTCGCGAGGAACGGGTGCAGAGACTAGCAGCAGCCACGACAACTCGCTCTGGACAGAGACACCAGCCGAACGTCAACAGAGACTAGCAGACGAGGTTTCAggcaagaagagaagagtTACCGACGCTCCGGTTGATGAGGCCGAGGAGATTAAAGCAAGGAAACGGCAGCGAaaggcagaggaggaggctaTCAGAAGAGGAGTGGAAGAACACACG aaaaaacagCGCGGAGCCGCTCTTATTGACCAACATGCATCCGTCGCGAAAAAGTCCACAGACGAGGTGCCTGGCATCTGGGACCATTCTCGAGATATGGGTCTGGGTGGCCGTCTAATGGACGATGAAAAACGTAACAAGATGCTCAAGGAAGCGAAAGGCCTCGGAGATCGATTCGGGAGTGGCAAGAGCGGAGGCTTTCTGTAA
- a CDS encoding Agroclavine dehydrogenase produces MTALITGGTGRSGLALAKLLQEANYPVVITSRSGEAPKPFKAIKFDWFDTTTHESAFKDISIDRVYIVGPPGSNDSANIISFIDLAVSKGVKRFVLMSATQIDPSRIQSAFPAGAIHQHLIDKGVDYVVLRPTWFIQNFGTNFLVSIKEHSQIFSAAQDGRVPWISTEDIAQAAFQALTAEPSPNKDIFVLGPELYSYAEAAEVASSVLGRKIEYKRLTIQEQADFYSTLGVSPDLAKVLAEMDQKIAAGNEEALFNNPQIASEGRKFIGKHTLRQYFEDNKDLWTK; encoded by the exons ATGACGGCACTTATCACAGGTGGAACAGGAAGATCTGGTCTTGCACTTGCAAAGCTACTTCAAGAGGCAAATTATCCTGTCGTCATTACTTCACGATCCGGAGAAGCGCCCAAACCTTTCAAAGCCATCAAATTCGACTGGTTCGATACGACGACACATGAGTCTGCCTTTAAAGATATCTCTATCGACCGGGTGTACATCGTCGGACCGCCTGGAAGTAATGACTCTGCAAACATCATATCTTTCATTGATTTGGCCGTTTCGAAAGGAGTGAAAAGATTTGTGTTGATGTCAGCTACTCAAATTGATCCATCGAGGATTCAATCGGCTTTCCCAGCTGGAGCAATACATCAGCATCTTATTGACAAAGGCGTAGATTATGTTGTTCTAAGACCTACGTGGTTCATTC AGAACTTTGGCACTAATTTTCTGGTCAGCATCAAAGAGCACAGCCAAATATTTTCGGCTGCACAAGACGGACGTGTTCCTTGGATTTCAACTGAAGACATAGCACAAGCTGCATTTCAGGCTTTAACGGCAGAACCAAGTCCCAACAAGGATATCTTTGTCCTCGGTCCCGAGCTCTACTCATATGCCGAG GCTGCCGAGGTCGCTTCCTCCGTATTGGGGCGCAAGATCGAATATAAGAGGCTGACTATTCAAGAGCAGGCGGATTTCTACTCGACTTTGGGCGTGAGTCCCGACTTAGCTAAGGTCCTTGCGGAAATGGATCAAAAGATTGCAGCGGGAAACGAGGAGGCTTTGTTCAATAATCCCCAAATCGCTTCCGAAGGCCGTAAATTTATTGGAAAGCATACGCTTCGGCAGTACTTCGAAGACAACAAGGACTTGTGGACCAAGTAG